A genomic window from Candidatus Kouleothrix ribensis includes:
- a CDS encoding 3-keto-5-aminohexanoate cleavage protein has protein sequence MTATTALGDKVIITCALTGGIHGKEANPNLPEQPDEIVAQGVAAWRAGAAILHVHARNPDGSNTMSRAIYGELHRRLCEQTDAVVQLTTGGSPLLPVNERLTTVLLNPEMCSLNMGLLNFFIRGQRVFFSNHREDIERFAREMRRRGVKPELEVYNMAMIEEAEYLIGTGVLEQPYLINYVLHTPTQGGLRGTPLNLVEMVRRLPPGAMCNISSMGRSQLPITTMAMAMGLHARVGMEDNVYYRRGELVSENAQLVARTVRIARELQREPATPAEVRAAFGLRGRSLGTLPPPLTDDPEPLAA, from the coding sequence ATGACCGCTACGACCGCACTTGGCGACAAAGTCATCATCACCTGCGCCCTGACTGGTGGAATCCACGGCAAAGAGGCCAACCCCAACCTGCCCGAGCAGCCCGACGAAATCGTTGCGCAAGGGGTGGCGGCCTGGCGCGCTGGCGCGGCGATCTTGCATGTGCATGCGCGCAACCCCGACGGCAGCAATACCATGAGCCGCGCGATCTATGGCGAGCTGCACCGGCGGCTGTGCGAGCAAACCGATGCGGTTGTACAGCTCACCACCGGCGGCAGCCCGTTGCTGCCAGTCAACGAGCGGCTCACGACGGTGCTGCTGAACCCAGAGATGTGCTCGCTCAACATGGGCCTGTTGAACTTCTTCATTCGCGGCCAGCGCGTGTTTTTCAGCAACCACCGCGAAGACATCGAGCGCTTCGCGCGCGAGATGCGCCGCCGGGGCGTCAAGCCTGAGCTTGAAGTCTACAATATGGCCATGATCGAAGAGGCGGAGTACCTGATTGGCACCGGCGTGCTCGAGCAGCCCTACCTGATCAACTATGTGCTCCACACTCCAACCCAGGGCGGGCTGCGCGGCACGCCGCTCAACCTGGTCGAGATGGTGCGGCGCCTGCCGCCCGGCGCCATGTGCAACATCAGCTCGATGGGCCGCAGCCAGCTGCCAATCACGACCATGGCCATGGCCATGGGCCTGCACGCGCGCGTCGGCATGGAAGACAATGTCTACTACCGCCGGGGCGAGCTGGTGAGCGAGAACGCCCAGCTGGTGGCACGCACGGTGCGGATCGCCCGCGAGCTACAGCGCGAGCCGGCCACACCGGCCGAGGTGCGCGCCGCGTTCGGGCTGCGCGGGCGCAGCCTGGGCACACTGCCACCGCCGCTAACCGACGACCCCGAGCCGCTTGCGGCCTAG
- a CDS encoding cyclase family protein, producing MPRLLDLTQEIYQGMMVYPGHLKTVIWEHHSHADTAPNFEGGFSYQSRGLLLSDHGPTHVDAISHLDPRPGAPTIDQMPLDTFYGPATCIDVSQAPPRSYIEAAELDAAAATSGSAIYPGDILLFYTGTFTRRYGTREYLSQYPGIGESGSEWIVARGIKAFGVDSPSPDNPASRTYPCHMMCRARGITHFENLANLDQLIGKRFTFIGFPLRIRAGTGSPVRAVALLDE from the coding sequence ATGCCCCGACTACTCGACCTGACGCAGGAGATCTATCAGGGTATGATGGTCTACCCTGGGCACCTCAAGACGGTGATCTGGGAGCATCACTCGCACGCCGACACCGCGCCGAACTTCGAGGGCGGCTTCTCCTACCAATCGCGCGGGCTGCTACTGAGCGACCACGGCCCGACCCACGTCGACGCGATCAGCCACCTCGACCCGCGACCGGGCGCGCCGACGATCGACCAGATGCCGCTCGACACCTTCTATGGCCCGGCCACCTGTATCGACGTATCGCAGGCACCGCCGCGCAGCTATATCGAGGCGGCCGAGCTCGATGCCGCAGCGGCCACGAGCGGGTCTGCGATCTACCCTGGCGATATTCTGCTGTTCTACACCGGCACATTTACCCGCAGGTATGGCACCAGGGAATACCTTAGCCAATACCCCGGCATTGGCGAGTCGGGCAGCGAGTGGATTGTCGCGCGCGGCATCAAGGCCTTCGGCGTCGACTCACCCAGCCCCGATAACCCGGCCAGCCGCACCTACCCCTGCCATATGATGTGCCGCGCCAGGGGCATCACCCACTTTGAGAATCTCGCCAACCTCGACCAGCTGATTGGCAAGCGCTTCACCTTCATCGGCTTCCCACTGCGCATCCGAGCCGGCACCGGCTCGCCTGTACGCGCCGTTGCGCTGCTCGACGAGTAG
- a CDS encoding xanthine dehydrogenase family protein subunit M yields the protein MKPAPFHYTRPASLDAALAALAEYGDDAKVLAGGQSLIAMMNLRLVRPSALVDINRLAALSYIRESDGALAIGALTRQSAVEASGVVAAACPLITEAIRYVAHKPIRNRGTIGGNLAHADPTSELPAVAVALDASFTTQGPSGQRTITADDFFLGALSTALAPGELLTEVRFPRWPSGQGWSFMEISPRAGDYALVGVAATLEVQAGVCRSARLVYSGVGDRSTRVAAAEQALVGQPANQDSFRQAGEIAATQIDPSSDFHASADYRRDLVRALTRRALLQALERCQKGA from the coding sequence TTGAAACCCGCACCATTTCACTATACCCGCCCGGCTAGCCTCGACGCGGCGCTGGCGGCGCTGGCCGAGTATGGCGATGACGCCAAGGTACTTGCCGGCGGCCAGAGCCTGATCGCAATGATGAACCTGCGGCTGGTTCGGCCATCGGCGCTGGTAGACATCAACCGGCTGGCCGCGCTCAGCTACATTCGCGAAAGCGACGGCGCGCTGGCGATCGGGGCGCTCACCCGCCAGTCGGCGGTCGAGGCATCGGGGGTGGTGGCCGCCGCCTGCCCGCTGATCACCGAGGCGATCCGCTACGTGGCCCACAAGCCCATCCGCAACCGCGGCACGATCGGCGGGAACCTGGCGCATGCCGACCCGACCTCGGAGCTGCCGGCGGTGGCCGTCGCGCTCGACGCCAGCTTCACCACCCAGGGGCCAAGCGGCCAGCGTACGATCACGGCCGATGACTTTTTCCTGGGTGCGCTCAGCACCGCGCTCGCGCCAGGCGAGCTGCTGACCGAAGTGCGCTTCCCGCGCTGGCCCAGCGGCCAGGGCTGGTCGTTTATGGAGATCAGCCCGCGTGCCGGCGATTATGCCCTCGTGGGGGTGGCCGCAACACTCGAGGTTCAGGCAGGCGTATGCCGATCGGCCCGCCTGGTCTACAGCGGCGTCGGCGACCGCAGCACCCGCGTGGCTGCGGCCGAGCAGGCGCTGGTGGGCCAGCCAGCCAACCAGGACAGCTTCCGCCAGGCGGGCGAGATCGCCGCCACGCAGATCGACCCGTCATCCGATTTTCACGCCAGCGCCGATTACCGCCGCGACCTGGTTCGCGCGCTGACGCGCCGGGCACTGCTACAGGCGCTCGAGCGCTGCCAGAAAGGAGCCTAG
- a CDS encoding (2Fe-2S)-binding protein, whose product METVQISVTVNGKLYERSVEPRHLLSDFLRHDLGLTGTHVGCEHGVCGMCTILLDGQTARSCLTFAVQADGATISTVESLGTPQHMHPLQAAFWEKHGLQCGYCTPAMLLTAKELLDANPNPTREEIREAMSANLCRCTGYQTIVDAVESAASAMQGGA is encoded by the coding sequence ATGGAGACGGTTCAGATCAGCGTGACCGTGAATGGCAAACTGTACGAGCGCAGCGTCGAGCCGCGCCACCTGCTGAGTGACTTCCTGCGCCACGACCTGGGGCTAACCGGCACGCACGTCGGCTGCGAGCACGGCGTGTGTGGCATGTGTACGATCTTGCTCGACGGCCAGACCGCGCGCTCGTGCCTGACCTTCGCGGTGCAGGCCGATGGCGCCACGATCAGCACGGTCGAGTCGTTGGGCACGCCCCAGCATATGCACCCGCTCCAGGCCGCATTCTGGGAGAAACATGGGCTGCAGTGCGGCTACTGCACGCCGGCCATGCTGCTGACTGCCAAAGAGCTGCTGGACGCCAACCCGAACCCGACCCGCGAGGAGATCCGCGAGGCGATGTCGGCCAACCTGTGCCGCTGCACCGGCTACCAGACGATCGTCGACGCGGTCGAGAGCGCTGCATCTGCGATGCAAGGAGGGGCATAG
- a CDS encoding xanthine dehydrogenase family protein molybdopterin-binding subunit translates to MRWIGQNMKRVEDPRLLTGRGKYIDDMAVPNMAHAAVLRSPYAHARIVAIDVSRARALPGVLLVLTGAEAAEQTGPLPCFSNPPTAQYCIATDRVRHVGEAVVAVVAESRYIAEDAIDLIDVEYEPLPVVVNPEDALTSSGDAVLHPERGPNNIALQRKLTFGSYDEDMQRADVIVRRKARWPRSGAQPMETVGAIASYDEGTGKFTVYANTSMYNYVGWLMAVSLNVSASKLNLIPTIAGGSFGSKLFAHKVPVLAATLARACGRPVKYLEDRLDNMMSSDNHGSDRIYDLELGLKRDGTMLAFGMRVIDDYGAYLQFGVGHHGNAAAQLTGPYRINSAQIDLTAVFTNKCQQGAYRGFGSEVNNFVLERIVDAAADELGLDPVEIRRKNFIQPEQFPYKIPTGNVYDSGNYEAVLDKALEMADYTSWRAQQAELRKQGRYIGIGLVSCQERSVFSSTEFWFWNHEPGFALTSSPESVNLRIDPTGKAFVTLYAPFWGNSPETMATQIVAEQLTIDPADIEVTYADTDQGLLGTGPGGSRYTVMIAGAIGGAAVELKQKLFKIAGHLLEASEHDLELREGRVNVRGTDRGMSIPEIAMQAYYFRLNLPADVNSGLDARFTYDHPYTTQPSADRTDLGVFYPIMGHMCHIPIVEVDIETGRIEYLKYVAVHDCGTVVNPMTLAGHVRGGTAQGIGSAMYEHFYYNEQGQLVTANFADYLIPTLKEVPPNIEVGHVETKSPFTEYGIKGGGEGGRMGVPPALAAAIEDALRPFGVKVDGLPITPMKIRELIRAAQQPAG, encoded by the coding sequence ATGCGCTGGATCGGCCAGAATATGAAGCGGGTCGAAGATCCGCGGCTGCTGACCGGCCGCGGCAAGTATATCGACGACATGGCCGTGCCAAATATGGCCCACGCGGCTGTGCTGCGCAGCCCCTACGCCCACGCGCGCATCGTCGCGATCGATGTAAGCCGCGCCAGGGCACTGCCCGGCGTGCTGCTGGTGCTCACGGGGGCCGAGGCGGCCGAGCAGACCGGGCCGCTGCCCTGTTTCTCGAACCCGCCGACCGCCCAATACTGCATTGCCACCGACCGCGTGCGCCATGTGGGCGAGGCGGTGGTGGCGGTGGTGGCCGAGAGCCGCTATATCGCCGAAGATGCGATCGACCTGATCGATGTTGAGTACGAGCCGCTGCCGGTGGTGGTCAACCCCGAGGATGCGCTCACGTCGAGCGGCGACGCGGTGCTACACCCCGAGCGCGGGCCGAACAATATCGCGCTCCAGCGCAAGCTCACCTTCGGCAGCTACGATGAAGATATGCAGCGCGCCGATGTGATCGTCCGGCGCAAGGCGCGCTGGCCGCGCTCGGGCGCACAGCCGATGGAGACAGTCGGCGCGATTGCCAGTTACGACGAAGGCACCGGCAAGTTTACCGTCTATGCCAACACCTCGATGTACAACTACGTCGGCTGGCTCATGGCGGTCTCGCTCAATGTGTCGGCCAGCAAGCTCAACCTGATCCCAACGATCGCCGGCGGCAGCTTCGGCAGCAAGCTGTTTGCGCACAAGGTGCCGGTGCTGGCCGCCACGCTGGCGCGCGCATGTGGGCGGCCGGTCAAATACCTCGAAGACCGGCTCGACAACATGATGAGCTCCGACAACCATGGCTCGGATCGGATCTACGACCTGGAGCTGGGGCTGAAGCGCGACGGCACCATGCTTGCCTTTGGGATGCGGGTAATCGACGACTACGGCGCCTATTTGCAGTTTGGGGTTGGCCACCACGGCAACGCCGCCGCCCAGCTGACCGGGCCATACCGGATCAACAGCGCCCAGATCGATCTGACGGCGGTGTTCACGAATAAGTGCCAGCAGGGCGCCTACCGCGGCTTTGGCTCCGAGGTCAATAACTTCGTGCTCGAGCGGATCGTCGACGCTGCCGCCGATGAGCTGGGGCTTGACCCGGTTGAGATTCGGCGCAAGAACTTCATCCAACCCGAGCAGTTCCCGTACAAGATCCCGACCGGCAATGTCTACGACAGCGGCAACTACGAAGCGGTGCTCGACAAAGCGCTCGAGATGGCCGACTACACCAGCTGGCGCGCGCAGCAAGCCGAGCTGCGCAAGCAGGGCCGCTACATCGGGATCGGCCTGGTCTCGTGCCAGGAGCGCAGCGTGTTTAGCTCGACCGAGTTCTGGTTCTGGAACCACGAGCCGGGCTTTGCGCTAACCAGCTCGCCCGAGAGCGTCAACCTGCGGATCGACCCGACCGGCAAGGCCTTTGTGACGCTGTATGCACCCTTCTGGGGCAACAGCCCCGAGACCATGGCCACCCAGATCGTCGCCGAGCAGCTGACGATCGACCCGGCCGATATCGAGGTGACCTACGCCGATACCGATCAGGGGCTGCTGGGTACCGGGCCGGGCGGCAGCCGCTACACCGTGATGATCGCCGGCGCGATCGGCGGTGCGGCTGTTGAGCTCAAGCAGAAGCTGTTCAAGATCGCCGGGCACCTGCTCGAGGCCAGCGAGCACGACCTCGAGCTGCGCGAGGGGCGCGTGAACGTGCGCGGCACCGATCGCGGGATGAGCATCCCCGAGATCGCCATGCAGGCCTACTACTTCCGGCTCAACTTGCCCGCCGATGTCAATAGCGGCCTGGATGCGCGCTTCACCTACGATCACCCCTACACGACGCAGCCGAGCGCTGATCGCACCGACCTGGGCGTGTTCTACCCGATTATGGGCCATATGTGCCACATCCCGATCGTCGAGGTCGATATCGAGACTGGCCGGATCGAGTACCTGAAGTATGTCGCGGTTCACGATTGCGGCACGGTGGTCAACCCGATGACGCTGGCCGGGCATGTGCGCGGCGGCACGGCGCAGGGGATCGGCTCGGCGATGTACGAGCACTTCTACTACAACGAGCAGGGCCAGCTGGTGACGGCCAACTTTGCCGATTACCTCATCCCGACGCTCAAAGAGGTGCCGCCGAACATCGAGGTTGGCCATGTCGAGACGAAGTCGCCGTTTACTGAGTATGGCATCAAGGGCGGCGGCGAGGGCGGGCGCATGGGCGTGCCGCCGGCGCTGGCAGCGGCGATCGAGGATGCGCTGCGACCGTTCGGCGTGAAGGTCGATGGGCTGCCGATTACGCCCATGAAGATCCGCGAGCTGATCCGCGCGGCGCAGCAGCCGGCTGGCTGA
- a CDS encoding tetratricopeptide repeat protein, whose amino-acid sequence MESPITFGAWLRQQRTLLRLTRAELARRVGCSVSALRKIEAGERRPSIQIAELIAASLGIAPAERAAVVRVARGEWSLDRLALLPAPIAGLRASAVASPQRNRLPAFTSPLIGRQPDVAELSRLLRDPHCRLLTLVGPGGIGKTRLALEAAAQVQDAFADGVYFVPLAPIRAIQLLIPVIADAIGFAFQSASALDPQAQLCSYLMEKQVLLLLDNLEQLVIAPGIEVLATLLAHAPQLTLLATARESLGLHAEWVFEVQGLPIPASHAAEGSEPHTAMALFLQCARQAQVGFQPAPADYPAIVRICRLVDGMPLAIELAAAWVRTLACAEIAHEIARGLDFLSLSAHDLPARHRSMRAVFDHSWQLLTADEQGLLGRLTLFRGGFGYAAAEAVAGATLAALAALVAKSLIRRSGAGRYDLHALIGQFAAEQLAQRPDEQAAGQARHGRYYLHMFSQADARLRSAEQQATLDELTDEMENFRAAWAWAVAHGAFGLIEPTLRTFAMLYDTRGWLQEGLDTLRRTIDALEAAHGPAPPDRANQIALGHLLIACAVPASRLGQYAQAQALLERSLSILRPINEPRVLLEAITFLGTVMELIGSYAPALVLYAEGLALATAIGDRWFAALCRTCQAGLLGITHALATPEQTHAQLQAVVADWRAIGDPRFTAFALNLLGWNAFTLGRYDQARAALEESVTLSRSVGDRWGLGFAERGLGIVAQARGDHAQAVAMLRTSLEILTELGARQDMARLCADLGHSLFALSNHAEAEQLWRTAVRLAASTSGTFIVLDALVGLASLAAQQGEHAHALALLLLVIDHPVSVQATRVHAARLRAELEAQLTPQQIAGAQAWRAATTLEAVVAELLR is encoded by the coding sequence ATGGAATCGCCGATCACCTTTGGCGCGTGGCTACGGCAGCAGCGCACTCTGCTGCGGCTCACACGTGCCGAGTTAGCCCGGCGGGTTGGGTGCTCGGTCTCGGCGCTGCGTAAGATCGAGGCCGGCGAGCGGCGCCCGTCGATCCAGATCGCCGAGCTGATCGCGGCCAGCCTGGGCATCGCGCCGGCCGAGCGTGCGGCGGTGGTGCGGGTGGCCCGCGGCGAGTGGAGCCTCGATCGCCTCGCGTTGCTGCCAGCGCCGATCGCTGGCCTGCGCGCCTCGGCTGTGGCGTCGCCGCAGCGTAACCGTCTTCCCGCCTTCACATCGCCCTTGATTGGCCGCCAGCCCGACGTGGCGGAACTCAGCCGGCTGCTGCGCGACCCGCACTGCCGCTTGCTGACGCTGGTTGGGCCGGGCGGCATCGGCAAGACGCGCCTGGCGCTTGAGGCCGCCGCGCAGGTGCAGGATGCCTTCGCCGACGGTGTATATTTTGTGCCGCTCGCCCCCATCCGCGCCATCCAGCTGCTCATCCCGGTGATCGCCGACGCGATCGGGTTCGCATTCCAGAGCGCGAGCGCGCTCGATCCACAAGCGCAGCTGTGTAGCTACCTTATGGAAAAGCAGGTGCTGCTGCTGCTCGATAACCTCGAACAGCTGGTGATCGCACCAGGTATCGAGGTGCTGGCCACTTTGCTGGCGCACGCGCCGCAGCTGACGCTGCTGGCCACCGCGCGCGAGTCGCTGGGCTTGCACGCTGAGTGGGTGTTTGAGGTGCAGGGGCTACCGATCCCCGCGAGCCACGCGGCCGAAGGCAGCGAGCCGCATACGGCGATGGCGCTATTCCTGCAATGCGCGCGGCAGGCACAGGTCGGGTTCCAGCCGGCGCCGGCCGACTACCCGGCGATCGTGCGGATCTGCCGGCTGGTCGATGGCATGCCGCTGGCGATCGAGCTGGCTGCGGCGTGGGTGCGCACCCTGGCCTGCGCCGAGATCGCGCACGAGATCGCGCGCGGCCTGGATTTCCTGAGCCTATCGGCGCACGACCTGCCTGCGCGGCACCGCTCGATGCGCGCGGTGTTCGATCACTCGTGGCAGCTGCTCACCGCCGACGAGCAGGGCCTGCTGGGGCGGCTTACGCTATTCCGGGGTGGCTTTGGGTACGCGGCGGCCGAGGCGGTGGCCGGCGCGACGCTCGCGGCACTCGCCGCGCTGGTGGCGAAATCGCTGATTCGGCGCAGCGGCGCGGGCCGCTACGATCTGCACGCGCTGATCGGGCAGTTTGCGGCCGAGCAGCTTGCGCAGCGGCCCGACGAACAGGCGGCCGGCCAGGCGCGCCACGGCCGCTATTACCTGCACATGTTCAGCCAGGCCGACGCGCGGCTGCGTAGCGCCGAGCAGCAGGCGACGCTCGACGAGCTGACCGACGAGATGGAGAATTTCCGGGCTGCCTGGGCCTGGGCCGTCGCGCATGGCGCGTTTGGCCTGATCGAGCCGACGCTGCGCACATTCGCGATGCTGTACGACACGCGCGGCTGGTTGCAGGAAGGGCTCGATACGCTCCGCCGCACGATCGACGCGCTTGAGGCGGCCCATGGGCCGGCACCGCCCGATCGAGCCAACCAGATCGCGCTCGGCCACCTGCTGATCGCCTGCGCCGTGCCGGCCTCCCGGCTGGGGCAGTATGCGCAGGCGCAGGCGCTGCTTGAGCGCAGCCTGAGCATCCTGCGCCCAATCAATGAGCCGCGCGTGCTGCTCGAGGCGATCACCTTCCTCGGCACCGTCATGGAGCTGATCGGCAGCTACGCGCCGGCGCTAGTGCTGTATGCCGAGGGGCTGGCGCTGGCCACGGCGATTGGCGATCGATGGTTTGCCGCGTTGTGCCGCACCTGCCAGGCCGGGCTGCTCGGGATCACGCACGCGCTGGCTACGCCCGAGCAGACGCACGCGCAGTTGCAGGCGGTGGTGGCCGATTGGCGCGCGATTGGCGATCCCCGCTTCACCGCCTTTGCCCTGAATCTGCTTGGCTGGAACGCGTTCACGCTTGGGCGCTACGATCAGGCGCGCGCGGCCCTGGAAGAAAGCGTGACGCTGAGCCGATCGGTTGGTGATCGCTGGGGCCTGGGATTTGCCGAACGTGGGCTGGGCATTGTCGCGCAGGCGCGTGGCGATCATGCGCAGGCTGTGGCCATGCTGCGCACCAGCCTGGAGATACTGACCGAGCTTGGCGCGCGCCAGGACATGGCGCGCCTGTGTGCCGATCTGGGCCACAGTCTATTCGCGCTGAGCAACCACGCCGAAGCTGAGCAGCTCTGGCGTACAGCAGTGCGCCTGGCCGCCTCAACCAGCGGGACATTCATCGTGCTGGATGCGCTGGTTGGGCTTGCGAGTCTGGCCGCGCAGCAGGGCGAGCATGCGCATGCACTGGCCCTGCTGCTGCTGGTGATCGATCACCCGGTCAGCGTTCAGGCGACCAGGGTACACGCGGCCCGGCTGCGGGCCGAGCTAGAGGCGCAGCTGACACCGCAGCAGATCGCAGGGGCGCAGGCCTGGCGCGCGGCGACAACCTTGGAGGCGGTGGTGGCCGAGCTGCTGAGGTAG
- a CDS encoding CPBP family intramembrane metalloprotease — protein MHKPFAEQPDAAGQTDTAFMRVKRWMYRGQRPNWIARVANRAWAIVAAAGLTATYVVTLEVVGRKSGRVIAFPLVPALVDGQRYLVAMLGDTTQWVQNVRAAGGRAVLRSGGREAVWLEELPADQRAPILKAYLQRADGARPHIPIAKDAPLAAFETIAAAFPVFRVHRDSQPAQRAARGRSLLPFFGLIFALSSPFWLLGALVDTQILPGVPVSALMLLAPPLAATLLVYREKQAAGVIALLRRSCDYRRIGAPIWYAPIVLLMPGVMAAEYGLLRLIGVPVPAPQFSALAALALFLVIFITALCEELGWTGYAIDPLQERWGTLQAAVLLGLAWAAWHIIPLLQVGRAPGWIAWWSLATVAQRVLIVWLYINTGKSVFATVLYHTMMNVTWQLFPVNGSFYDPCITALLVTCVAVIVAAVWRPAT, from the coding sequence ATGCACAAGCCATTCGCCGAGCAGCCTGATGCTGCCGGCCAAACCGACACGGCCTTCATGCGCGTGAAGCGCTGGATGTACCGCGGGCAGCGCCCCAACTGGATCGCGCGGGTTGCCAATCGCGCCTGGGCAATCGTGGCCGCCGCAGGCCTCACGGCGACCTATGTCGTAACCCTGGAGGTGGTCGGGCGCAAATCGGGGCGGGTGATCGCATTTCCACTGGTGCCGGCGCTCGTCGATGGCCAGCGCTACCTGGTCGCAATGCTCGGCGACACAACCCAGTGGGTGCAAAACGTGCGCGCGGCCGGCGGCCGGGCGGTGCTGCGCAGCGGCGGCCGCGAGGCGGTTTGGCTCGAAGAGCTGCCCGCCGATCAGCGCGCCCCGATTTTGAAGGCCTACCTGCAGCGCGCCGATGGCGCACGACCGCACATACCGATCGCCAAGGATGCGCCGCTGGCCGCATTCGAGACGATCGCGGCGGCTTTTCCAGTCTTCCGGGTACACCGCGATAGCCAGCCAGCCCAGCGGGCGGCGCGCGGCCGATCGCTACTGCCCTTCTTCGGGTTGATCTTCGCGCTGTCCAGCCCGTTCTGGCTGCTTGGCGCACTGGTCGACACGCAGATCCTGCCGGGCGTGCCCGTCAGCGCGCTTATGCTGCTCGCCCCGCCGCTTGCCGCTACGCTGCTTGTCTATCGCGAGAAGCAGGCCGCCGGCGTGATCGCGCTGCTGAGGCGCTCGTGCGACTACCGGCGCATCGGCGCGCCGATCTGGTATGCGCCGATCGTGCTGCTGATGCCGGGCGTGATGGCTGCGGAGTATGGCCTGCTGCGCCTGATCGGGGTGCCGGTGCCCGCGCCACAGTTCTCGGCGCTGGCCGCGCTCGCCCTCTTTCTCGTGATCTTCATCACTGCGCTGTGTGAAGAGCTGGGCTGGACGGGCTACGCGATCGATCCACTGCAAGAGCGCTGGGGCACGCTTCAGGCCGCTGTGCTGCTGGGGCTGGCCTGGGCGGCCTGGCACATCATACCGCTGCTGCAGGTTGGCCGAGCGCCGGGCTGGATTGCCTGGTGGTCGCTCGCGACAGTGGCGCAACGGGTGCTGATCGTCTGGCTGTATATCAACACCGGCAAGAGCGTGTTCGCCACAGTGCTCTACCACACGATGATGAATGTCACCTGGCAGCTGTTCCCGGTCAATGGCTCCTTCTACGACCCGTGCATCACGGCGCTGCTCGTCACCTGCGTGGCCGTTATCGTCGCGGCCGTGTGGAGGCCGGCAACATGA